The genomic window TGGGGTGGCCAAAAGAGACAGCATGGTAGATATGGCCCTTCTTGAGTACAGCGCAAGGGAGGACCTGAATAAGCATGCTCCCCGCGTAATGGGGGTGCTGCGGCCGCTTAAGGTGGTCATAGATAACTATCCCGAAGGTCAGGTGGAACAGCTGGAGGCGGAGAACAATCCGGAGGATTCAGCGGCGGGGAAAAGAAAAATACCTTTTTCACGAGTGTTGTACATCGAAAAGGAGGATTTCATGGAGGATCCTCCCAGAAAGTTTTTTCGTCTGGCACCGGGGCGTGAAGTCAGGTTAAAGCACGCGTATTATGTTAAATGTTCAGGTATGGTCAAAGATGAAAAAACAGGCGAGGTGATCGAAGTCCATTGCACCTATGATCCCAAGACGCGGGGCGGATGGTCTGAAGACGGGCGAAAGGTAAAAGGAACATTGCACTGGGTCTCGGCAGACCATGCGCTTAAGGCGGAGGTGCGGTTATATGACCATCTGTTTGTCAAAGAAAATCCTTCCGAGACAAAAGACGGCGTCGACTTTAAAAGCTATTTGAATCCAAACTCGCTGGAAAGATTGACCTCGTGCCTGGTTGAACCGAGCCTGGCCGGTGCAGTGCCGGGGAGTCGCTACCAGTTTTTAAGACAGGGCTATTTTTGTGTGGATTCCAAAGATTCTTCAGACGACGCACTGGTATTTAACCGAACGGTCACTCTGCGGGATACATGGGCGAAGATCCAAAGGTCCCGGAAAAAGTAGGCGATGAAAAAAGTTTTTGACTTTTTACCATTTAAAGTGGAACCTGAGTTCTTAAAGGGTTGATTCATGTCTAAGGTATGAATCGAAACGGTTATATTATTTTCTTCCAGGGGATATGAATCTAATCAGTTGCAGCGTGTCCGGATATTTGGGATAAAGTGGTTCAGTTGCCAAACGATATAAATGGGGCCATCTATCCCAAGTATCCGGACACTGCGGAAAAATGGAATAGATGGCCCACATATCCCCTTACAGAAAAAAATATAACCGTTTCGATTCAGATCTGATTTTGAGTCTGTGTAGCTTGAGTTATAAATGATAGTGGGGAGTTGAGGTGAAGCTGAATATACATAAGTACAGGGGATTGTTTTTTAAAACAATCCTTTTTCTTGCTGTTTTTTCAACCCTGTTGGTGTTTACCGGTACTGTCTTTTCCGGCCGGCAGGGAGACACGGCCAAACATTGTCTATGGTCAATTGAAACAGAAAATAACACCATATTTATGCTGGGATCCCTTCATATATCACCGGCGGAGATATACCCGCTGCCTGAAATCATCGAACGCGCATATGATCAATGCGCCAAGGTCATATTTGAAGCAGATATGGAAGCGGTGAATGACCCTTCCTTTCAGACCAGGATCATGACTCTGGGTGTTTATCCCCAGGGAGATAAGCTTGAAAACAACGTTTCAGCGCAGACGTTTAACGCATTAAAAAAAAGAGCCGATGCCACCGGCATACCGATACAGCAGCTAAACCGTTTGAAACCCTGGTTATGTGCACTTTCCATCACCAGTATTGAACTTTTAAAGCTTGGATTTAATCCGGCTTACGGCATAGATATGTATTTTTTTAACCGGGCAAAAAAAGATGGAAAAGAGATACTGGGTTTTGAAACCGCCGAATTTCAGCTGAAGCTCATGACCCAAATGACCGGCAGACAGGAAGAGATGATGCTCAGACAAACTTTAAAAGATCTTGAAGTCATTGAAAAAGATGCCGCAAGTCTGGTTACATACTGGAAAAACGGGGACGCAAACAAGCTGGATTCCTTTATTACCAGGAACCTCAAAGAGTTTCCCCAACTGTATGATCGCTGGTTTACCAGTAGAAACCATCGGTGGCTGTCGGAAATTAAAAAGCTGACCGGGGAAAAGGAAAATATCTTTATCATCGTTGGTGCAGGTCATCTGGTGGGAAGAGATGGCCTGGTCGAGCTTTTAAGAAAGCAAAACTATAAAATCCGTCAAAGATGATGTCGTCGTAGAAAGTCCCATCTACTGCGTTGCAGCAGTTTTTCAGAAACTCGGCATACTACATGTATTGCCTCGTTTCTGAAAAACCACTGCGCCTTGTATATGAAACTTTCTACTTAGCCATCGGTAATATTTTTTCGAGTTTATTAAAGATAAAAGGGGGAATAATGGTGAAACCTGTTGGGGTGATGATTGCCATACTGGTACTGTCCATGTTGTTTCCGGCGTGCTCGCCTGTAGAAAAACAAATTACCAAGAAAGATATAAAAACCGATGCGGATAAAATAAGTTACACCCTGGGCATGGAATTCGGGCCGTCTTTGAAGCCGTTTGAAAACGAGATCGATATGGCTTTATTCGCCAAAGGCCTTGAAGACAGCCATAAAAATAATGAGGCACTTCTTTCCCCTGAAGAGATTGAGGAAACCAGGAAAAGGATTTCTAAAAAAGTCCAGGCATATCGACAAAGAGAGAAGAACAGGTTGGCCGAAAAAAATCTGAAAGAAGGTCAGGCGTTTCTGGCGGAAAACAAGAAAAAGCAAGGGGTGGTGACCACTGAAAGCGGCCTGCAGTATATTGTTGTGAACGAGGGCAGCGGCCCCAAGCCGAAAAAAACAGATCGGGTTAAGGTCCATTATCGTGGAATGCTGATTGACGGTACGGAGTTCGACAGTTCCTACAAAAGGGGCAAAAGCGTCGTGTTTTCACTGCAAGGC from Thermodesulfobacteriota bacterium includes these protein-coding regions:
- a CDS encoding FKBP-type peptidyl-prolyl cis-trans isomerase, whose amino-acid sequence is MVKPVGVMIAILVLSMLFPACSPVEKQITKKDIKTDADKISYTLGMEFGPSLKPFENEIDMALFAKGLEDSHKNNEALLSPEEIEETRKRISKKVQAYRQREKNRLAEKNLKEGQAFLAENKKKQGVVTTESGLQYIVVNEGSGPKPKKTDRVKVHYRGMLIDGTEFDSSYKRGKSVVFSLQGIIPGWIEALQLMTAGSKYTLFIPPDLGYGNIGAGRLIGPNAVLIFEVELLGIEKPKK
- a CDS encoding TraB/GumN family protein, whose amino-acid sequence is MKLNIHKYRGLFFKTILFLAVFSTLLVFTGTVFSGRQGDTAKHCLWSIETENNTIFMLGSLHISPAEIYPLPEIIERAYDQCAKVIFEADMEAVNDPSFQTRIMTLGVYPQGDKLENNVSAQTFNALKKRADATGIPIQQLNRLKPWLCALSITSIELLKLGFNPAYGIDMYFFNRAKKDGKEILGFETAEFQLKLMTQMTGRQEEMMLRQTLKDLEVIEKDAASLVTYWKNGDANKLDSFITRNLKEFPQLYDRWFTSRNHRWLSEIKKLTGEKENIFIIVGAGHLVGRDGLVELLRKQNYKIRQR